The Arachis ipaensis cultivar K30076 chromosome B07, Araip1.1, whole genome shotgun sequence genome includes a window with the following:
- the LOC110264706 gene encoding protein FAR-RED ELONGATED HYPOCOTYL 3-like: MKKIPSKLNGYKGHADIEQEMSQVVWNSHSKDSFDRNWNDFLLNFGLADNKWLLDLYEDRHIWVPIYLDHHFWAGMRSTQRSESMHSFFNKYITRNSSLIQFVKYDNCLGSREQAERESDTADFHTLIPCATKSCIEA, translated from the exons atgaagaagattccaagcaaattaaacgggtacaagggacatgccgatatcgagcaagaaatgagccaagttgtttggaactctcatagcaaagactcattcgataggaattggaacgattttctgctgaattttggtcttgcggacaacaagtggcttttag ATCTGTACGAAGACCGTCACatatgggttcctatctatctggatcaccacttctgggcagggatgagaagcacacaaaggagcgagagcatgcattcattttttaacaagtatatcacccggaacagctcgcttattcagttcgtcaaatacgataattgcctcggaagcagggagcaagcagagagagaatcagatactgcagattttcatacgctcataccgtgtgcaaccaaatcctgcATTGAAGCTTAG
- the LOC107608662 gene encoding uncharacterized protein LOC107608662, which yields MLQIEGTTETTPETPKQLQETTPTVPPAPTKIHPDAEDAAALLMMARTASYVPKTDPGVPSFSLGLTDSSQEGASTQETEREKSPEATNLIEQLDSLVQRIASSAAKGKNTSPQIQRETGGESSAKFETPGGMNQIPDDMKQKCYIWGTRLKEDADGNTAILEEIITIC from the exons ATGCTACAGATTGAAGGGACTACAgaaac CACTCCTGAAACCCCCAAACAACTTCAAGAGACCACACCCACGGTTCCCCCAGCTCcaactaaaat tcatccagacgcagaagacgctgctgccttgttgatgatggcacggacagcatcctatgttcctaaaacagatccaggggtgccatcattcagccttggattgactgattcaagccaggAGGGGGCGTCAACGCAGGAGACAGAAAGGGAAAAATCTCCAGAAGCTACGAATTTGATAGAACAATTGGACAGTTTGGTCCAAAGAATAGCAAGCAGCGCGGCGAAAGGAAAAAACACAAGTCCACAAATTCAGAGGGAGACTGGGGGAGAAAGTTCTGCaaagtttgaaactcctgggGGAATGAATCAAATTCCAGATGATATGAAACAAAAGTGCTACATCTGGGGGACGAGACTGAAGGAAGATGCAGATGGCAATACTGCAATACTTGAGGAAATAATCACCATATGTTAA